The proteins below come from a single Tachysurus fulvidraco isolate hzauxx_2018 chromosome 26, HZAU_PFXX_2.0, whole genome shotgun sequence genomic window:
- the zbtb44 gene encoding zinc finger and BTB domain-containing protein 44 isoform X2, with protein MKMGVKTFTHNSASHSQELLDKLNALRSEGHFCDVTIRVQGQLFSAHKVVLACCSDFLKAKLSGKPSDDESSTEDNKAVLDLHHVTVAGFAPLLEYAYTSTLSISTENIIDVLAAASYMQMFAVANTCSEFMKSSILWNSSPASNNTSTLHRPQEAPEGATTCTLTPLDALSPSPVSSECSAPERPVPVCRESRRKRKGFASPQPTSSSSPQVPNPSPSSSSFPESSAQTLESSLAFSWTYPFGVDRRFSSEKAKLPEGLLESSGASGQDGGSRALVEYLSCEGPRALSVGGTAVVEEEEEDVQVKVERLSDEEAHEEASQPVSASHSSLTDQQTVPGSEHTQEDLLISPQSSSIGSMDEGVTEGLQSIQGTPNTTGHMEEDERLENVQYPYHLYISPSTRPGHNGPERPFQCPTCGVRFTRIQNLKQHMLIHSGIKPFQCDRCGKKFTRAYSLKMHRLKHEVSSSSQTT; from the exons ATGAAGATGGGAGTGAAGACGTTTACCCACAATTCAGCCAGTCATAGCCAAGAGCTGTTGGACAAGCTCAATGCGTTGCGCAGCGAAGGCCACTTCTGCGATGTTACTATCCGTGTTCAGGGCCAGCTATTCTCTGCCCACAAGGTGGTGCTGGCTTGTTGCAGCGACTTCCTCAAAGCTAAGCTCTCTGGGAAACCAAGTGATGATGAGTCCAGCACGGAGGACAATAAGGCGGTTCTGGATCTTCACCATGTTACCGTAGCAGGCTTCGCACCACTGCTGGAATATGCTTACACATCCACACTGTCTATCAGCACAGAAAACATCATCGATGTCCTAGCTGCAGCCAGCTACATGCAGATGTTTGCAGTGGCCAACACCTGCTCGGAATTCATGAAGTCTAGCATCTTGTGGAACTCGTCCCCAGCTTCCAATAACACTTCCACTCTTCACCGGCCACAGGAAGCTCCAGAAGGTGCCACGACTTGCACTTTGACGCCACTGGATGCCCTATCACCCTCTCCCGTATCTTCAGAATGCAGCGCACCTGAGCggcctgtgcctgtgtgccgTGAATCACGTCGCAAACGCAAAGGCTTCGCCAGCCCGCAACCgacctcctcttcctcaccacAAGTCCCAAATCCTTCGCCTTCATCGTCTTCCTTCCCAGAGAGCTCTGCTCAGACCTTGGAATCTTCCCTCGCTTTTTCTTGGACATATCCATTTGGTGTAGACCGCCGCTTTAGTTCAGAAAAGGCCAAACTTCCTGAGGGGTTGCTGGAGTCTAGCGGAGCATCCGGACAAGACGGAGGCAGTCGGGCACTGGTGGAGTACTTGTCCTGCGAGGGCCCTCGGGCACTGAGTGTGGGTGGGACAGCTGTggtagaggaggaagaggaggatgtgCAAGTGAAGGTGGAGCGGCTAAGCGATGAAGAGGCACACGAAGAGGCATCACAGCCAGTCAGCGCCTCACACAGCTCACTGACCGACCAGCAAACTGTGCCTGGCAGTGAGCACACCCAGGAGGATCTGCTCATTAGCCCTCAGTCTTCATCCATAG GCTCCATGGATGAGGGGGTGACTGAGGGCCTCCAGTCCATCCAGGGCACCCCAAACACCACTGGCCACATGGAGGAGGACGAAAG GCTGGAAAATGTCCAGTACCCTTACCACCTGTACATCAGCCCTTCCACACGCCCGGGACATAATGGGCCCGAGCGGCCGTTCCAGTGCCCCACATGCGGAGTCCGTTTTACTCGAATCCAGAACCTTAAGCAGCACATGCTCATCCACTCAG GCATTAAGCCGTTCCAGTGCGACCGCTGTGGGAAAAAGTTCACACGGGCCTACTCCCTAAAGATGCACCGTCTGAAGCATGAAG TGAGTTCCTCCTCCCAGACTACTTGA
- the zbtb44 gene encoding zinc finger and BTB domain-containing protein 44 isoform X1, whose translation MKMGVKTFTHNSASHSQELLDKLNALRSEGHFCDVTIRVQGQLFSAHKVVLACCSDFLKAKLSGKPSDDESSTEDNKAVLDLHHVTVAGFAPLLEYAYTSTLSISTENIIDVLAAASYMQMFAVANTCSEFMKSSILWNSSPASNNTSTLHRPQEAPEGATTCTLTPLDALSPSPVSSECSAPERPVPVCRESRRKRKGFASPQPTSSSSPQVPNPSPSSSSFPESSAQTLESSLAFSWTYPFGVDRRFSSEKAKLPEGLLESSGASGQDGGSRALVEYLSCEGPRALSVGGTAVVEEEEEDVQVKVERLSDEEAHEEASQPVSASHSSLTDQQTVPGSEHTQEDLLISPQSSSIGSMDEGVTEGLQSIQGTPNTTGHMEEDERLENVQYPYHLYISPSTRPGHNGPERPFQCPTCGVRFTRIQNLKQHMLIHSGIKPFQCDRCGKKFTRAYSLKMHRLKHEGKRCFRCQICSATFTSFGEYKHHMRVSRHIIRKPRIYECKTCGAMFTNSGNLIVHLRSLNHEASELANYFQTSEFLLPDYLSHMQEEEEENLAHFEMTEQAFDVAAATSSSSSSVQTPVISQVSSTMNHDSRPSACIAQNSPGSRAGHGSEDGTTGEEAKNAVTSLPEPEQEEREKDGEGQNQKKALVSITIE comes from the exons ATGAAGATGGGAGTGAAGACGTTTACCCACAATTCAGCCAGTCATAGCCAAGAGCTGTTGGACAAGCTCAATGCGTTGCGCAGCGAAGGCCACTTCTGCGATGTTACTATCCGTGTTCAGGGCCAGCTATTCTCTGCCCACAAGGTGGTGCTGGCTTGTTGCAGCGACTTCCTCAAAGCTAAGCTCTCTGGGAAACCAAGTGATGATGAGTCCAGCACGGAGGACAATAAGGCGGTTCTGGATCTTCACCATGTTACCGTAGCAGGCTTCGCACCACTGCTGGAATATGCTTACACATCCACACTGTCTATCAGCACAGAAAACATCATCGATGTCCTAGCTGCAGCCAGCTACATGCAGATGTTTGCAGTGGCCAACACCTGCTCGGAATTCATGAAGTCTAGCATCTTGTGGAACTCGTCCCCAGCTTCCAATAACACTTCCACTCTTCACCGGCCACAGGAAGCTCCAGAAGGTGCCACGACTTGCACTTTGACGCCACTGGATGCCCTATCACCCTCTCCCGTATCTTCAGAATGCAGCGCACCTGAGCggcctgtgcctgtgtgccgTGAATCACGTCGCAAACGCAAAGGCTTCGCCAGCCCGCAACCgacctcctcttcctcaccacAAGTCCCAAATCCTTCGCCTTCATCGTCTTCCTTCCCAGAGAGCTCTGCTCAGACCTTGGAATCTTCCCTCGCTTTTTCTTGGACATATCCATTTGGTGTAGACCGCCGCTTTAGTTCAGAAAAGGCCAAACTTCCTGAGGGGTTGCTGGAGTCTAGCGGAGCATCCGGACAAGACGGAGGCAGTCGGGCACTGGTGGAGTACTTGTCCTGCGAGGGCCCTCGGGCACTGAGTGTGGGTGGGACAGCTGTggtagaggaggaagaggaggatgtgCAAGTGAAGGTGGAGCGGCTAAGCGATGAAGAGGCACACGAAGAGGCATCACAGCCAGTCAGCGCCTCACACAGCTCACTGACCGACCAGCAAACTGTGCCTGGCAGTGAGCACACCCAGGAGGATCTGCTCATTAGCCCTCAGTCTTCATCCATAG GCTCCATGGATGAGGGGGTGACTGAGGGCCTCCAGTCCATCCAGGGCACCCCAAACACCACTGGCCACATGGAGGAGGACGAAAG GCTGGAAAATGTCCAGTACCCTTACCACCTGTACATCAGCCCTTCCACACGCCCGGGACATAATGGGCCCGAGCGGCCGTTCCAGTGCCCCACATGCGGAGTCCGTTTTACTCGAATCCAGAACCTTAAGCAGCACATGCTCATCCACTCAG GCATTAAGCCGTTCCAGTGCGACCGCTGTGGGAAAAAGTTCACACGGGCCTACTCCCTAAAGATGCACCGTCTGAAGCATGAAGGTAAACGCTGTTTCCGGTGCCAGATCTGTAGCGCCACATTCACATCCTTCGGTGAATATAAGCACCACATGAGGGTGTCCCGCCACATCATCCGCAAGCCTCGGATTTACGAGTGCAAAACGTGCGGCGCCATGTTTACCAACTCCGGCAATTTAATCGTACACCTGAGGAGTCTGAACCATGAGGCATCAGAGCTAGCAAACTACTTCCAGACCAG TGAGTTCCTCCTCCCAGACTACTTGAGCCACatgcaggaggaagaggaggagaaccTGGCCCATTTTGAGATGACCGAACAAGCCTTTGACGTCGCCGCcgccacctcctcctcctcttcttctgtACAAACTCCAGTCATCTCCCAGGTCTCCTCAACCATGAACCATGACTCCCGACCCTCTGCCTGCATTGCCCAGAATTCACCAGGCTCTAGAGCTGGCCATGGGAGTGAGGACGGAACAACAGGGGAGGAGGCTAAAAATGCTGTCACCTCGTTACCAGAGCCGGAGCAAGAGGAAAGGGAGAAAGATGGCGAGGGACAGAATCAAAAGAAAGCTCTTGTGTCAATTACAATCGAATGA